Proteins from one Sarcophilus harrisii chromosome 2, mSarHar1.11, whole genome shotgun sequence genomic window:
- the USB1 gene encoding U6 snRNA phosphodiesterase translates to MSGVLLVGYSSSSSSSEGEDEPGSGAEPKERGGRGRPPPPPRLPLPDSVLNMFPDPEDEPVDDAEKHGGRVRTFPHERGIWATHVWVPYEAKEDFFDLLDILMTQAQKVLPRLVKMKEFHISLSQSVVLRYHWITPFMQSLKGRMAPFYRFLFTANQVKVYTNQEKTRTFLGLEVTAGHSHFLDLVSEVDRVMEEFDLATFYKEPSFHISLAWCVGDARSRLEEGVVRELQETVNSFDDSAPLLRVRAEQVRCKSGNKFFSFPLK, encoded by the exons ATGAGCGGGGTGCTCCTGGTGGgctacagcagcagcagcagcagctcggAAGGCGAGGATGAGCCCGGGTCCGGCGCGGAGCCTAAGGAGCGCGGCGGCCGCGG GCGCCCTCCCCCGCCCCCTCGGCTGCCCCTCCCGGACAGCGTCTTGAACATGTTTCCCGATCCCGAAGATGAGCCGGTGGATGATGCTGAAAAACACGGTGGGAGAGTCCGCACCTTCCCCCATGAAAGGGGGATTTGGGCCACCCACGTCTGGGTGCCCT ATGAAgcaaaggaagatttttttgaCCTGCTTGACATCCTCATGACCCAGGCCCAAAAGGTCCTGCCCAGGCTAGTAAAGATGAAGGAGTTCCACATCAGTCTGTCCCAGAGTGTGGTCCTGCGCTACCATTGGATCACTCCCTTCATGCAGTCCCTGAAGGGCCGCATGGCCCCCTTCTATAG gtTCTTGTTCACAGCCAACCAGGTGAAGGTTTACACAAATCAAGAGAAgacaag GACCTTCCTCGGGTTAGAGGTCACTGCGGGGCATTCCCACTTCCTGGACTTGGTCTCAGAAGTAGACAGAGTCATGGAGGAATTTGACCTGGCAACTTTCTACAAG GAGCCTTCCTTCCACATCAGTCTGGCCTGGTGTGTGGGAGACGCGCGGTCCCGGCTGGAGGAGGGTGTCGTTCGGGAGCTGCAG GAAACCGTGAACAGCTTTGATGACTCTGCCCCACTGCTGCGCGTGCGGGCCGAGCAGGTCCGCTGCAAGTCTGGGAATAAGTTCTTCTCATTCCCGTTAAAATGA